The genomic DNA TCCAAGTCAGTGCCATAGAATAAGTTTACCTTTGCAGCTGGTGTGAATTGTATTTTCCACCAGAGGCCTCTTGAGAAACAAGAGAGAATTCACGgcttcctgtctctctctgttctttaCTTAACAGAAAAAATTCTCCCACGTGTGTTTAGATTGCCTCTAGGATGGGGCCTACCACAGAACTGGAGATACTCCTCCTTTCTCGTAATGGACatcagaagaggagagagaatgtgGGTGGAAGCACAAGATGTTAACAAGATCTAGCAGAGAGAAGGGCAGCAGCCCACCTGCTTCCCTATGGGGGCAGGGTGTTTACGTGCACGGGGTGCTTGGTGGTGGTGTCAGGGTGTAAGCTGAAGCCCTGGACTCTTAAAGCTGTAGAAGAAATGGTGGTTCTATTCAGTGGTCATGAAGTTAGACCAGTCTGTGTTAAATGGAGCCAGTTCATGCTCAGTGTAACATTGTATTTATCAGTAGTTGAGTCTGGAAGATTGAAGGTAcagtaaaatttcagaaaaaccAGAACACGCCTTTATGTCCCATCACACCTaagttatttattaattaaatcgATGACTTTTTCAGGCATTCACACTATGTATACTGATGATCTCAAGTGCACACCAcgctgtttttaaaacaaaaagtattcACTATACTGTGCATTAAACCTCCAGGTCTTATTTATCTACCAGCTGGAAGTTTATGCCCTTAAACTACATCTCTCCTattcccccccacaccccagcccctgacaaccaccatttaaatttaaattaattccaACAGGCAATCATTTTGCACCCAGAGGGTGACTGGTGGTCTCATGCTGGGTCAGCTGACTGTTTTGATTCACATCAACCTTGATGTCTGTCCCTGGCCATTCAATATTTACCTAGAAAATCCCAATTGCCCCAGGCGTACCACGACTTTTGTGGTTTCCCTCAAGATTTTCAGGGTTAAATGACGTTTTATATCAcctaatatacaatatttctaaCGGGGGAAAAAACCTCCATTACTATCTCCTAAGACCTTTCACTAGGTCCTTAACCACCAAATAATTCCTCTGTCCAGCAGCTTTCCTATCATCTTGAACCTGCGCTCATCAAAGCATTTTTGAATAAAGCAAGTCTTCGTGTTATAAAGAAATTTTCCCAATAGTggctaagaaaatgaaattctctCCATATGATTATAATCTACAATGACAAACCAgcattcttctctccttctcttttgcCTACTCTTTCCCCATTCCTACTGGTAAGACAtttttccatataagttttaaagaaaagtgtTATTTTGGTTTCTAGCATATTGTACAGAATCTACTTTTTAATCCTTCACATGCTGTGTTATGATTACGGGGCGGGGGGCAGAAAGGAGGTGAAATCTCCCCACATGCCTCCTGAAACTCTTGTATTGTGGTTGCCTGACCCCATTTCTTTTAGATATGTTCCTTCTAGATTTGACCTGttctctgctctctttttctaaaaactctcctcccccttcagtTAATGGGACAGTTGAACTCATGTTGTTTGTAGAGACAATCCTAGATGGAGGCTTTTCTGAGGAGATGGGGGAAAAAGGCAGAAGGTAGAGAGAGAGGACAGCCAGCCCTCTCTAGGCTTTGGTCCCCCAGCCTTTGGATGGACACAACACATTCGTGTCTATGCAGGGTGTTGGGGAGGGGAAATTTCACCTTACCCTTTGGGGTTCCTCTGGCTGATCTAATAATTAAATGGACACAAGACAaatgaacaggagaaaatctaaGTTAATTTCATACATATGGAGGTCTCATAGATACAGCCTAAGAAGTGACCAAAGCAAGCAGCTTTTATATCTTTTAGGCAAAGAAATAATagatttgtgaggaattgacaagGCAAAGAAACTTGGGCTTGGGTACTAATTAGTGGAGAATCTAAGCAGACCTGATTTACATAGCCTTCTCAGCCCTCAATTCCCTATCTCTGGCGACAAGGAAGTCTCCCTACCTCCTGCTACAGTGAGGgtacctttcacatgggagatttatttcctgctttcagaggTGGGTCAGAGTGTTCTTGCACTGGCTGTTTTCTCAAGCaacaaattcaaaataatcaatatgccactgGCATATTTTGGGGCAGCCTGCATTGAACTGTATCACAGGGCCAATCTGTACAGGATCTAAAATGACTCCAAGGATGGAAAAAACATTGCTAAAAAGGACCGCAGTGTTACAGGTGTGAGGTATCTGACTGCTTTatagaaacatagaaaaaaaaacccaagacatCACCCCACAGAGGGAATGTCACAGTGCCAACTGCTCCCAAGAGGTCAATCGGGAAATAGCCCCTTTACTGAGCCCCAGGACCTGCCCCCAATCTAGTCCCCCTCCCAGAACTCCCTGAGCAATTCAAGTGTTAACACTTGCCTAGCAGAGTTTCTCCTTAACCCTGATCCAGTACTGTGGCCAGGGTCTAAGTCCATGCCTATGCCAcaccagttgttaaatattttgaataccaACTTGGTGGAAGGGTTTCAGCTCCCTTCCAGCAGTAGCCCTATGGGTACCACATTTCGATTCCTTATTCCTCAGCTAAAGATGCTAAAGGGATGAGGTTTCCAGAGTCCAAACCCCTCTCAGAGTTTTCCTCTGCTGGCTGCATTTCTCCATTCAGTTCCTGAAGAAACGCCAAGAGATGCAAAGCCTTAGGAGCTGCTCCGTTTTTTGAGAGCTTGATTTTGGCAAATTTTTGCagtctgttttacatttcttctctctcctttgacTCCTGGTTTATTTTCACACCCGTCGTAAAATGGTAGATGGCCTTGTCTTCACACTTCATTTGATACAGCTGAAAGTTGCCATATCGCAGATGGAGCGCTTGTTTGGCTACAGGAGGAAGctctttgctgaattcttttgaAAGTAATACTCTGCTTCTTCATACCGACCGGCTTGTGAAGAGAGGCAGGCGAGATAGGAGCAGATATGGAAGAAATTTCCATCACTCTCATCAGCTCTCTTTAAATGACCTAGAGCATGTCCTCTTAGTTCCTGtaacttctctcttttcccaCCCATTTTCTGCATTTCAAGGACTTTGGCCCTATAGTAGCACCCAATGTGACAATGCAGGTAGGTGTTGTTTGGCACGCATTTTAGAGCCTTTCTCAGGAGTTCTATAGCTTGGTCCAGGTCACCTTTTCTTCAATACAGCTTTGCTGCCCCACGAAGCACATGTGTTGCCAATGGGGCTTTCTCCAAAGCTTCTTTGACTAACCTCTCTCCTTCACCTTCTTTATTAATCTTTGGAAGTTTCAGGGCCAGGAGGACTTTGACATACTGGTTGTCAGGATTCAGCTGAATGGCTTGCCTCAAAGGGTCAACGGGATTCTGAGACGGTGGCCAGTTATCCAGACGGTAGCTCGCGATGGCCAGTCCAGAGGAGAATTCTGGGTTCTTGGGTTTCTTTTCCAGAGCCTTCTCAAAACACACCTTGGCCCtttcattttggtttctttcctcCACACCTTAACCGTGTCCACCCTCCCTCACAATCCATCTCAGGACTCTCAGTTCTACAGGGGCTGAAATACTTCCGGCATACTTGTTTCACCTTGTCTACGTAAACCTGAGCTTCTGAGAATCTTCCCAGGTGGTAGTAGACCCAGGTGTAGTTTCCCCAGGTGACCAGGCTTCTGATCTCTGCCTGGTCAGCGTGCTCTCGCTGGATGAACTCTTCAGCCTCCCGTAAGCATCCCAGGGCTGCCTCGTGCTGGCCTCTGCAGTGTTTTATGTAGGCCAGTATTTTGCACATTGTGGCTTGGGATTCGCTGTTCTGAAACTCAATCAGGTTACACACTCTGTCTTCAAAATCATCCAAGGAATTTTCTCCCTCTACCAAGTTCCAGGTGAAATGGCATTTTAGTTGCCGTAAGCTGCTGTCCAAGGAGTTCTTTGTGGTCTCACTGTGGGggtaaaaaacagaaagatgaacACTCTGGAACATAGCACAGATTCACCAGACAAGAAATGGGGAGCATGACAAATAGCAATCTCCTTCTCCTAAAGGGTGTCAACCCCAATCAAAAAAGAATATTctattggaagactgggattgaaacatatacactattgatactatgtataagatagacaactgatgggaacacactgtatagcacagggaactctacataatgcactgtggtaacctaagtgggagggaagtccaaaagggaggggatatctgtatgtgtctGGCTGATTCATTTCGTTGTGAAGtagaggctaacacaacattgtaaagcaaccatactccaataaaagttaattaaaaaaatttttttaaaggaatatcctttccaggcttccctggtggcgcagtggttgagagtccgcctgccgatgcaggggacacgggttcgtgccccggtccgggaagatcccacatgccacggagcggctgggcccgtgagccatggccgctgagcctgtgcgtccggagcctgcgctccacaacgggagaggccacaacagtgagaggcccgtgtaccgcaaacaaacaaacaaacaaacaagaaaggtGATGAAGTAAATGCTCCTTTGGGATGAGTTGAGAAAACAAGAAGTGAGGAGATAGTTCTTCTGAGAAGTTTTGCTATAAAAGCAGGAAGTTGGGTGGCTATAGCTGGAGACGCCTGAGGGGAGATTATTTTTGAAAGTGGGTGATATTAGTGAATGTTTATGTGCTGATGCGGGTGATGCAGTAGGGATGGAAAAACTGATACCAAAGAGCTGGTAATTGCTGTAGAGAAGTCTTTAACGAGGTGAAATGGGATgtgaactagaacaaaatgatGATGctcaaccattttttttaaaacactaggGATAATTCATCCAAACTATGGAGGGGAAGGCAGGCTGAAGGCATAGATTAGGCAGGTAGAAGATTTGGTAGTGACATGTGAGGGTGGTTCTCTAAGTTTGCTTCTTAGGGAAGgtatacaccaaaatgttagcaatactttttatctttatttatttctctgtgtttccttctcctctACCTCTAAGTTTTTGCTTTTGAGCATGAATTTTGTAAACCAAGAAATGTAGGCATTATGACTCCATGGAGTCAGGACTCGATAGTTTCCACTTGCCCCTTCAGATCCACTCTGCATCCTTCCCCACCAGACTGTCACCGTCAGAGAGGGAGCTCCATGGTCTCTGGCTTCCCAGTGGGTTTGGCCAAAGGGAGACACAAGAGCTCAGAGGGAGGGATTCACTTCTGGGGCTTCCACCCTGCAGAACGGTCCTCTCCTGAAGCCCACAGGTGCTGTCAGTTGGCCTTCTATTTACAATTCTTTTTTCAGGTTCCTATAACCTCTCCTTTCTCTTGCGGCTTGGGAACCTAGTGTGTTATTAGCCCCAGGGTATTACATCATCTCTTCTTATCTCTGAACCCAAACCACTTCTTATTCAACTTTCTTTAATTACTCAGCTTGAGTTCAACATCAGTTTCCTGCTAGGAACCTgatttacacagaaaaagaaaggaaaccttAAAAACCAGGACTCAGGACCTGAGAACTAATTGGCAGATGAAATTAGCACATTCTTtttgtgaccttgtgcaagttgTTTAGCCTTTCTGAGCTTAGATTTCTTATAtcttttttgaggattaaatgagatacatatAAAGTGCCTGTAacattgcctggcacatggaAAGCATCTGAAAATGTTATTTGTTACTACTGTTATCATTATGGGCAACAacaagctacattaatcaagtgAGGCCACTCACAGGGATCATCTTATCTGATATTCACAACAGGCCCAGGAGGTAGGTGGTCAATaaccccattttcagatgaggaactgaAAGAGCTAGTTTCTTACACAGTATCACACAGCAAATACACTGCCATTTCAGTCaaccaaatgtgtgtgtgtgtgtcattgtTGAGCAATGCATTCTTGATTTCTGGGATGATGACAGAGTCGTAGCACCAGAAGCCTCTGCTAATAATAGCAGCAGCACCAAGAAATGAAACCATTCTGCATCTACGTGGGTTCTGAGAAGAAGGAAACTCCAAGAAAGTCGATCCTCAGGGAAGTCACCTCCCTTCCATCAGACATAGAAATGACAGTTCTTGCTGGGAGCCCCAGACCCCATCCTTACCCATAGTCTCTTGTCACGGTCCAAGGATCAGAGGAAATTTTCTTCATCTTGCCAGATTTCAGTAGCATAAACAGTATTATTGTTTGAGTCAATGAATACAAGATCCAGGATGCTAAGAGACAGACATcagtcaaaaataattttttaaaaaaaaatccctttatttCCTAATTAAGAATCTATGAAGACATGATCTGCCCTGGTTAGCTGTCCAACACAGAGGTCTCTCTTTTTAACTTGTGGGCTGCTTTTGGGGACTGAGCAGAGCAGAGACTTGAGCATCCCCCCTTTTAAGAGGACCCACACCAAAGGCTGCCTGGAATCAGGCACTGTGGACCTATCCTATGTCCGTGGATATGGTCCTTTCCCTCAAGATCATCTGTCTCCTTCTCTAATTATCCCCAAATGACTGGCAATGACAATGTCCATATATGTCTCTCATTTTCACTTGGGtttccattctctcttctctAGCAAAGACAATTCAAAGCAACAAGTGTGCAAATATTCTTACAGCAGAATGCAAGACCAGAGGCAATCCTTTGCTCTATTTTAGATTCTTGTtactatttaattaaattatgtcTCATAGGAAGCattgaaacatttcaaataaccaAAAAATACCCCAGGGGGTGTCTGTACTTTTGTCCAGGGGTCCCTGGCACACCATCAGCAGATCTGGTGAGTCTCAAGGATCCCAGGAATGGTAATCACAGCTATAATAATGTTCTCTAGCAGAGATTGCTAACAtttttaaagggccagatagtaactaTTTTCAGCATTGTGGGCAACACAGTCTCTGTCTCAACCCCTTAACTCTGCTGTTACACTAcaaaagcagtcatagacaataCATGTTCCAGTAAGACATATTTATGAAAGCAACTGGCAGTAGGGTATTAGTCCTTGCTCTATGGCCCAATACATTCTTCATATTCACAGAGCATCTTGAGGAAATGGCACAGAGTGCTATTCACCCTACCTCCTTTTACttcaaatttctgttatttaaaaaaacaattattattattattttggtattttttggctgcactgcatgacATACAGgatggttccctgaccagggatcgaacctgggcctctgcagtgaaagcgccataTCCtcaccactgggccaccagggaactcccaaatcCCTGTAACTACAACAAATGACCTACAGGAATATCTCACTGAACATCCCAAACATACCATCTCCGTCTATACATTGGCTAAATCTTTTGACTAAGTGATCGATAAAGTCCTGACAATTGTGGCCTGGTCCTCTCCTTAGCAggctcctctctgctccccactttacagtatttttcctagCAGACTTCTTTCCTGGCTGTGAAAAATGTGATTTGATTGATACTTAGGTAAATTGGGGCAGACATGGTTTcttaaacaggaaacaaaaagcaGTAACCATGGAAGAAGTCTTGGTGGCAAAACACTTGCTAGGGTTTACTAAAAGGTGCAGAGTGCTGTGAAGATTTAAATGAAGAAGTGATCACATAAAATTCTCTGAGGCATAAATGGTTAGAAGACTTGCTGCAGAAGCGGCTCTTGGATGCTTGCTGAAGGATGCTGGAATGTTATTGAGGTGGGAGCACTGCTGGAGACTTCCAAAGACTTACAAAGTAATACAAGAACAGTGAAGGCTTTATTGGGCAACAGAGAGCATTCCATTTGATGGCATGTCGTTGTTTAGAGCTAGAGAGAAAAGTTGGAGGCAAATGTGGGAAGCCTTGAATCATCCATCAAAGGCATTATAAGAGGATTGTCCTCTCTAGAATGGGTATTATGGTTAAGCCAAGATGAGCAGAAAGTTTCTTCTTGAGTATCAGCTCCCATGAATTGGTAGCTGATGTCTCCCATGGTCACTGGAAGGAGTAGTGGTGtattgatacatacatatatatatatatataatatattttatatatatatatatatatatataataacagcATGATTCCAGTGGTATATTTCTAGCATGACACAATAACCCAGCCAGATGTTTTCCTTTCCCCAGATTTCCAGGTATAGCTGACTCACCCCTGTCAATCCACCACAGACTGTAGATGTCCAAATGCCTGAAGTCCAAAGCTCCAGGTTTCTGCAGCTTCACGTGGGTTTCTGTGTTCATGGCCTCCTGAGTTCCCTCTTCACAGACTCCATGTTTATGGTGTTTGTTTTGACCTAGATGTGAAATTAACAGCTTCGCACAGCACCCCTAAAATTCCCATTCACACAGTGCAACAAACGATTTTGCATTTGTTGCCAAAAAAAATGCCAGGTCACCCAGCTTCCTCCCAGCTCTGAATCCCTTTTGTCAGAGGACACCCGGTCCCCAcaccccatctctctccttcctgtaTCCAGGAACAAGATGTCCTCCCACTCTGAATACAGAAAATGAAccagtttatttttctcaaaaaaagaaaaaaaaaacatgaagaaaggaaatagaacccccccacacacaaaaggaATTGAGATGCCAGTTgctactttaaaaaggaaaagtcaacTCATTCCACACTAAAATGCTAGCGGAATCCCAGTGTTCTGAGACTGTGGATAAATTTCCTTTgtggttttctgtattttcttaattttatgagTAGTCCTTTTCAagaactacaaaagaaaaatggtgtTTTTCAAGCACTCACTTCTGAAGGGGCTGTGGAAACCTTTGCGGGGAAAGAAGATGGACAGGCCACCACCGCCCAGCTCACAAGGGGCCAGTGAGGTGGCCAAGCCCGCCCCCTAGTGGGGAAATCTGACAGCGCCCTCCACCCCTCCAGGGCCCGTTAAAATTGTCCTTGCAgagaaagctccttgacatccgtcttgacaatgatttttttggatatgacaccagaaGCACAAGCTGAATATGTGCTTGTGTTGaatagtatgttgaataatagtggtgagagtggacaaccttgtcttgttcctgatcttaatgctttcagtttttcaccaaaaagtaaacaaatgagactacatcaggACATGAACACTACATGACACTGTCCTTCTgttgctttcttctctcttccttttctaatttcaGTGTGTTCACTCTCCCCAAACACTCCTAAGGGTGAAGGCGGTGTGTGGAGCCCTGCAGATTTCCCCACTCTGCCTAACACAGCGCTTTGCCCATGGTAACCACAGTACTTGATTGAAAAGCAGAACACTTCACCACAATTAAAGGTGACCCAGTGGGAGTCCCTGATCCCCAGGATTCCTAGCTGCTCTTCCGGGAGAAGCTGCTGGGTGAGTGGAGGCCTGAGTGGAGATGCTGAGATGCTCCCAGTTACTGGACACCTCCTGATTGACAGGCCTGACATGGCTAAGAGATactgaggggagagaggaggaccaTACGACCACAAGTTTTTGATGCAAATAGGATATGATAGCCTTAATAGGTTCTAATCTTGGagatctttttcatttgtttgttatcCACATCTATGCAAAGTAAATTCTTTTTATTGATCAATTTCACTAAATTATAACAAGCCTTACAAGTTCTTTTCATTGGCTTTGTAAAATAAGCTTGTTTTCAATGAGTTCCAGCAATGACAGGCTTTCAATAAATGTAACTGGTTTCATACCCCTACTGTCACCAGTGATTCCCAGGTCATTCCAGCCTGGAGTCAAAACCGGCATCTCCATGAGAGAAACAGAAGAGTGAAGTAAAACCCTGTTTCTCTGGCTCCATTTCCACCCACAAGAGCAGAATCCAGCCCTGCCCTAGTCTACCCCCCACTCCCAAATATGTCTGGGAGCTCCATGGAATCTCCATGGGgcttctccttcctgcttcccgTGCCATGGTGACACTCCTGCCACTGCTCTCTCCAAAGCCCAAGGTGAGCCTGGTGTCCTTGGCCAGGCCACCTGCTCGCCAGTGAACTGGCAGAAAGGTTTGCCTTGACTCCCTGCATGTAGCTGGGTTACCACATATGGAAACTGTAGTGACAGAAGAGCTTTAATGTACTTTTACCCACACAAGTAGGAGCCTAGGCTGGGCAGGAAGGGAAGGCAGATCTAGAATGAAAAATACTCCCCAAACCTCCCCTCCCTTTCACACTGAGTCACGTTCCTCACACCAAATCTGTGttcccattttctcttcccttaCCTTAAAATCTATCCAAGACACTCCTAGTCATTTCTGCAAATGGCCCCCAGAAGGGCACCACCCCATACAGCGACACACCAGTAACAACCCCTGAATGCCCCCAGTGGCATGGTGGCGTCAGACTCAACTTAGTACCACTTAAGTTTTTAAGCCACGATCCTGCTTCTCTTGCCTGGACGCACACACACTAATCATACACAtcagcccacacacacacacacacgagcacatacacatgtacacacactgaTTTGTCtcctatttgaaatatttctatctccaatcactcttttttttaaatttttattttatgtttttatacagcaggttcttattagttatccattttatacatattagtgtatacatgtcaatcccaatctcccaattcatcccaccaccacccccaccactttctccccttgctGTCCGTACgttagttctctacatctgtgtctcaatttctgccctgcacaccggttcatctgtaccattttcctaggttccacatatatgcgttaatatacgatatttgtttttctctttctgacttacttcactctgtatgacagtctctagatccatccacgtctctacagatgacccagtttcattactttttatggctgagtaatattccattgtatatatgtaccatttcttctttatccatttgtctgtcgatgggcatttaggttgcttccatgtcctggctattgtaaatagtgctacaatgaacatggggatgcatgtgtctttttgaattatggttttctctggttatatgcccagtagtgggattgctgggtcatatggtaattctatttttagttttttaaggaacctccatactgttctccatagtggctgtatcaatttacattcctaccaacagtgcaagagggttcccttttctccacatcctctccagcatttgttgtttgtagattttctgttgatgctcattctgactggtgtgaggtgatacctcattctagttttgatttgcatttctgataattagtgatgttgagcagcttttcatgtgcttcttggccatctgtatgtcttctttggagaaatgtctatttaggtcttctgcccatttttggattgggttgtttgtttttttaatattgagctgcatgagctgtttatatattttggagattaatcctttgtccattgatttgtttgcagttattt from Phocoena phocoena chromosome 16, mPhoPho1.1, whole genome shotgun sequence includes the following:
- the LOC136136401 gene encoding LOW QUALITY PROTEIN: interferon-induced protein with tetratricopeptide repeats 2-like (The sequence of the model RefSeq protein was modified relative to this genomic sequence to represent the inferred CDS: inserted 1 base in 1 codon; deleted 1 base in 1 codon; substituted 2 bases at 2 genomic stop codons) — its product is MCKILAYIKHCRGQHEAALGCLREAEEFIQREHADQAEIRSLVTWGNYTWVYYHLGRFSEAQVYVDKVKQVCRKYFSPCRTESPEMDCEGGWTRLRCGGKNQNERAKVCFEKALEKKPKNPEFSSGLAIASYRLDNWPPSQNPVDPLRQAIQLNPDNQYVKVLLALKLPKINKEGEGERLVKEALEKAPLATHVLRGAAKLYXRKGDLDQAIELLRKALKCVPNNTYLHCHIGCYYRAKVLEMQKMGGKREKLQELRGHALGHLKRADESDGNFFHICSYLACLSSQAGRYEEAEYYFXKEFSKELPPVAKQALHLRYGNFQLYQMKCEDKAIYHFTTGVKINQESKEREEMXNRLQKFAKIKLSKNGAAPKALHLLAFLQELNGEMQPAEENSERGLDSGNLIPLASLAEE